The proteins below come from a single Zea mays cultivar B73 chromosome 8, Zm-B73-REFERENCE-NAM-5.0, whole genome shotgun sequence genomic window:
- the LOC123670540 gene encoding uncharacterized protein LOC123670540 produces the protein MHSSCMSQIIAAASSFAGACPQQQSRRDTVTLGEAPCCPSRWIELCPSPQLAIVEYWACRRCRACHAQQEPQRHDLFQLDESSHIVVDPCPCRHASRIPCSTKAPSCGQHADMRDTSRPGCSL, from the exons ATGCACAGTAGCTGCATGTCTCAGATTATCGCAGCAGCGAGCTCCTTCGCCGGCGCCTGTCCACAACAGCAGTCCCGACGCGACACTGTGACCCTTGGTGAGGCACCTTGCTGTCCTAGCCGCTGGATCGAGCTTTGTCCCAGCCCGCAGCTTGCTATCGTCGAGTATTGGGCTTGCCGTCGATGTCGTGCTTGTCATGCGCAGCAAGAACCACAGCGCCACGACTTGTTCCAGCTCGACGAGAGCAGCCACATCGTCGTCGACCCGTG CCCTTGTCGTCATGCCTCGCGCATTCCATGCTCGACGAAAGCCCCAAGCTGTGGACAGCATGCGGACATGCGCGACACGAGTCGGCCAGGTTGTTCGCTTTAG